Proteins encoded together in one Bosea sp. (in: a-proteobacteria) window:
- a CDS encoding glutathione peroxidase, producing MQPSRRQIVAGIAGAAAGFTAHRAAAQALTGAHAFGFDRPGGERLTLADYRGRPVLVVNTATRCGYAGQMATLEQLWQRYQGRGLMLVAVPSNDFGGQEPLDGDAIAEAARASHGATYAFVEKSVVRGPQAHPFYRWAAAERPGEAPRWNFHKYLVGRDGALIGGFPAATDPLSPQLVQAIGRELQAG from the coding sequence ATGCAGCCGTCGCGTCGCCAGATCGTCGCCGGGATCGCCGGTGCCGCCGCCGGTTTCACTGCCCACAGGGCCGCGGCGCAGGCCCTCACGGGCGCCCATGCCTTCGGCTTCGACAGGCCGGGCGGCGAACGGCTGACGCTCGCCGATTATCGCGGCCGGCCGGTGCTCGTCGTCAACACCGCGACGCGCTGCGGCTATGCCGGGCAGATGGCGACGCTGGAACAGCTCTGGCAGCGCTACCAGGGGCGGGGGCTGATGCTGGTCGCCGTGCCGAGCAACGATTTCGGCGGGCAGGAGCCGCTGGACGGCGACGCCATCGCCGAGGCCGCCCGGGCAAGCCATGGCGCGACCTATGCCTTCGTCGAGAAGAGCGTGGTGCGCGGGCCGCAGGCGCACCCGTTCTACCGCTGGGCCGCCGCCGAGCGGCCCGGCGAGGCGCCGCGCTGGAACTTCCACAAATACCTGGTCGGGCGCGACGGCGCGCTGATCGGCGGCTTTCCGGCCGCGACCGATCCGCTCTCGCCCCAGCTCGTGCAGGCGATCGGGCGGGAGTTGCAGGCGGGGTGA
- the cheB gene encoding chemotaxis-specific protein-glutamate methyltransferase CheB: MSSSASAAAPVKVLVVDDSVLMQKLMTQIIDSAPGFKVIGVAGSAEEGWDAIQELRPDVVTLDLELPGRHGLKLLARVLKQDPLPVLIVSAFGGPGADNTIQALELGAIDFIEKPDGTTHTLEGFMKHLVAALQRAAGSRRMLTFARQIGQAAAPARPAPPPPPAPARAGRAALIAIGASTGGVPAVQTVMRDLAPLRLPIVVVQHMPAGYTAKFAGRLAMASGLDVREAAEGDRLEPGMAVVAPGGLRHLEIEERRGAFVCTLREGPPVSGHSPSVDVMFHSVARSVGGHAVGILLTGMGRDGADGLLAMRKAGAETLIQSGETCVVNGMPKAAFEIGAADRVVPLGQIGAAVAQLVGERPKLRTA, encoded by the coding sequence ATGTCTTCCTCCGCTTCCGCCGCCGCACCGGTCAAGGTGCTGGTCGTCGACGATTCCGTGCTGATGCAGAAGCTGATGACGCAGATCATCGACTCCGCGCCGGGGTTCAAGGTGATCGGCGTCGCCGGCAGCGCGGAGGAGGGCTGGGACGCGATCCAGGAGCTGCGCCCCGATGTCGTCACCCTCGATCTCGAGCTGCCCGGCCGCCATGGCCTCAAGCTGCTCGCGCGCGTTCTCAAGCAGGACCCGCTGCCGGTGCTGATCGTCTCGGCCTTCGGGGGGCCGGGGGCCGACAACACCATCCAGGCGCTGGAGCTCGGCGCCATCGACTTCATCGAGAAGCCCGACGGCACGACCCATACGCTCGAAGGCTTCATGAAGCATCTCGTCGCCGCGCTGCAGCGCGCCGCGGGAAGCCGCAGGATGCTCACCTTCGCCCGCCAGATCGGGCAGGCCGCCGCACCCGCCCGCCCGGCGCCGCCTCCGCCGCCGGCACCGGCGCGCGCAGGCAGGGCCGCGCTGATCGCGATCGGCGCCTCGACCGGCGGCGTGCCGGCCGTGCAGACGGTGATGCGCGACCTCGCGCCGCTCAGGCTGCCGATCGTTGTCGTGCAGCACATGCCGGCGGGCTACACGGCGAAGTTCGCGGGCAGGCTCGCGATGGCGAGCGGGCTCGACGTCCGCGAGGCGGCCGAGGGCGACAGGCTCGAGCCCGGCATGGCCGTGGTCGCGCCCGGAGGCCTGCGCCATCTCGAGATCGAGGAGCGCCGCGGCGCCTTCGTCTGCACGCTGCGCGAGGGGCCGCCGGTCAGCGGCCATTCGCCCTCCGTCGACGTGATGTTCCATTCGGTGGCGAGGAGCGTCGGCGGCCATGCGGTCGGCATCCTGCTCACCGGCATGGGCCGCGACGGCGCAGATGGTTTGTTAGCCATGCGAAAAGCCGGCGCCGAGACGTTAATCCAAAGCGGGGAGACCTGCGTGGTAAACGGGATGCCGAAAGCGGCGTTCGAGATCGGGGCCGCCGACAGGGTGGTTCCGCTCGGCCAGATCGGCGCGGCGGTCGCGCAACTCGTCGGCGAGCGGCCGAAGCTGCGCACCGCGTAA
- a CDS encoding chemoreceptor glutamine deamidase CheD produces the protein MSVSRSSRRYFDPRFGATIITVAPGEHQIISAKDEIVATVLGSCISVCMRDPTTGIGGLNHFLLPKNNGSADASAGERYGDTAMEVLINGLIKRGVRRQNLEAKVFGGARVLSGATMLAIGDNNIAFVTDFLKREGIPIVSKDVGGTRSRRIHYQPSTGRVWVQQVQASARDSGREQEIAYLNRLKSQPVAGEVEIFS, from the coding sequence ATGAGCGTCTCCCGGTCCTCCCGCCGCTATTTCGATCCGCGCTTCGGGGCGACGATCATTACCGTCGCGCCGGGCGAGCACCAGATCATCTCGGCCAAGGACGAGATCGTCGCGACCGTGCTCGGCTCCTGCATCTCGGTGTGCATGCGCGATCCCACGACCGGCATCGGCGGGCTCAACCATTTCCTGCTGCCGAAGAACAACGGCAGCGCCGATGCCAGCGCCGGCGAGCGCTATGGCGACACGGCGATGGAGGTGCTGATCAACGGCCTGATCAAGCGCGGGGTCAGGCGCCAGAACCTCGAGGCCAAGGTCTTCGGCGGGGCGCGCGTCCTCTCGGGCGCGACGATGCTGGCGATCGGCGACAACAACATCGCCTTCGTCACCGACTTCCTGAAGCGCGAGGGCATCCCGATCGTCTCCAAGGATGTCGGCGGCACGCGCTCGCGGCGCATCCACTACCAGCCCTCGACGGGGCGCGTCTGGGTCCAGCAGGTCCAGGCTTCGGCCCGCGACAGCGGCCGGGAGCAGGAAATCGCCTATCTCAACCGGCTCAAGAGCCAGCCTGTGGCGGGTGAGGTCGAAATCTTCTCATGA
- a CDS encoding protein-glutamate O-methyltransferase CheR, which translates to MSRAASSLAFAPRPPASADVTLTRDDMKFIAALVYEQAGIVIREHKEAMTRGRLARRVKALGLASVAEYCAFLKTPQAAGELPELINALTTNHTAFFRERHHFDHLRKDVMPKLIQKRGRIRIWSAACSSGEEPYTIAASCRDATGPRGDLDLRILATDIDTDILARAEAGLYPAELFERLPADVRPLIKLEGAGGRGEVRIAEELRRMIAFKRLNLIETWPMKGPFDMIFCRNVFIYFDTQTKASILDRFVALLAPGGFLYLGHSESLPQPHPKLRLIGRTIYERTA; encoded by the coding sequence ATGAGCAGAGCCGCATCCTCCCTCGCCTTCGCCCCGCGTCCGCCCGCCTCGGCCGACGTCACGTTGACGCGCGACGACATGAAGTTCATCGCGGCGCTGGTCTACGAGCAGGCCGGCATCGTCATCCGAGAGCACAAGGAGGCGATGACGCGCGGGCGGCTGGCGCGGCGGGTCAAGGCGCTCGGGCTCGCCTCCGTCGCGGAATACTGCGCCTTCCTCAAGACGCCGCAGGCGGCCGGCGAATTGCCGGAGCTGATCAACGCGCTGACCACCAACCACACCGCCTTTTTCCGCGAGCGCCATCATTTCGACCATCTGCGCAAGGACGTGATGCCGAAGCTGATCCAGAAGCGCGGGCGGATCCGCATCTGGTCGGCCGCCTGCTCCTCGGGCGAGGAGCCCTATACGATCGCCGCATCCTGCCGCGACGCGACCGGGCCGCGCGGCGACCTCGACCTCAGGATCCTGGCGACCGACATCGATACCGACATCCTGGCGCGGGCCGAGGCCGGCCTCTATCCGGCGGAGCTCTTCGAGCGCCTGCCGGCCGATGTCAGGCCGCTCATCAAGCTCGAGGGCGCGGGTGGGCGCGGCGAGGTGCGCATCGCCGAGGAGCTGCGCCGGATGATCGCCTTCAAGCGGCTGAACCTGATCGAGACCTGGCCGATGAAGGGGCCGTTCGACATGATCTTCTGCCGCAACGTCTTCATCTATTTCGACACGCAGACCAAGGCGTCGATCCTCGATCGTTTCGTGGCGCTGCTGGCGCCCGGCGGCTTCCTCTATCTCGGGCATTCGGAATCGCTGCCGCAGCCGCATCCGAAGCTGCGCCTGATCGGCCGCACCATCTACGAGAGGACCGCATGA
- a CDS encoding chemotaxis protein CheW, with the protein MTMTLQLGEKHFSSPQPESAARRIVTFKVGERTFGIDVGMVREIKGWQATTPLPHAAPHVRGVLNLRGVILAVYDLRTAIGLGATDATATHVIVVVDVADKTAGLLVDSVSDIVDVPVSAVRPAPDLERDERGLIEGLVLLESDIVALLDLAAVIRDGGAEAQPRTSRAA; encoded by the coding sequence ATGACCATGACCCTCCAACTCGGCGAAAAGCATTTCTCGTCCCCGCAGCCGGAATCGGCGGCGCGCCGGATCGTGACCTTCAAGGTCGGCGAGCGCACCTTCGGCATCGATGTCGGGATGGTGCGTGAGATCAAGGGCTGGCAGGCGACGACGCCGCTGCCGCACGCAGCCCCGCATGTGCGCGGCGTGCTCAACCTGCGCGGCGTGATCCTGGCGGTCTACGACCTGCGTACCGCGATCGGGCTCGGCGCCACCGACGCCACCGCGACCCATGTCATCGTCGTCGTCGACGTCGCGGACAAGACGGCGGGCCTGCTGGTCGACTCGGTTTCCGACATCGTCGACGTGCCGGTCTCCGCCGTGCGCCCGGCGCCCGATCTCGAACGCGACGAGCGCGGCCTGATCGAGGGCCTCGTCCTGCTGGAAAGCGACATCGTCGCGCTGCTCGACCTCGCGGCGGTGATCCGCGACGGCGGCGCGGAGGCCCAGCCCAGGACCAGCCGGGCCGCCTGA
- a CDS encoding response regulator, whose protein sequence is MSKARSEYRILVVDDQKSMRGLATYFLKQIEFQDIDEAENAREALMKMQQKRYDLLLLDWNMEGMSGIDLLRAIRSVPELNQIKIIMATSERSVDKMDEATTNGADHYVVKPYELRDLEVRVKKVLAC, encoded by the coding sequence ATGTCAAAGGCCAGAAGCGAATACCGCATCCTGGTGGTCGACGACCAGAAGAGCATGCGCGGCCTGGCGACCTATTTCCTCAAGCAGATCGAGTTCCAGGACATCGACGAGGCCGAGAACGCCCGCGAGGCCCTGATGAAGATGCAGCAGAAGCGCTACGACCTCTTGCTGCTCGACTGGAACATGGAGGGGATGAGCGGCATCGACCTGCTGCGCGCCATCCGCTCGGTGCCGGAATTGAACCAGATCAAGATCATCATGGCGACCTCCGAGCGCTCGGTCGACAAGATGGACGAGGCGACCACCAACGGCGCCGACCATTACGTCGTGAAGCCCTATGAGCTGCGCGACCTCGAAGTGCGGGTGAAGAAGGTCCTCGCCTGCTGA
- a CDS encoding methyl-accepting chemotaxis protein yields the protein MGSALGPFSRLTVSQPLIAAGSAGLAGGFMSYAAFAGAPALGAAGIAAVALIGGLAAWGAARPLAHAAAAAARLAEGAETPLPEAAGSGEGAELARALATIREQGQEAQRLRAALDQGRANVMVCDPEGRVVYVSKGLLRFFGEAQEDFRAAFPGCSAKDMLERVMERVRAEHRPLGTEPMRLTLGRRSLCLTLTAIAREDGRGLGTAVEWREVTGESALVAEIAALVEAAEAGDFSKRVKADGGPAALKAALGGLNRINVLIESALGQMEEAVTGLTDGDFGRRVGGPYQGSLGRLREALDGALDRLAETFETIRAGAGEMSQTAAEADAATADLAERTGRAAADLGEVATAAEAVAASIGLSSARSREAGVLAGETMSVAQQGQGVVTRAVDAIERIETTSVKISEIVGVIDEIAFQTNLLALNAAVEAARAGDAGKGFAVVASEVRSLAQRSAQAAKDIKGLIAASKGQVAEGVGFVRETGTALERILAAAGKVSATVSEIAAAAAEQAQAAAETGRGVAKIDKGTKQNAALAGRNAGAMAALAAQAVALEAAFAAFGGARMPRRPIAPVPAPPARIAPQPQFRRAAAGGRLGI from the coding sequence ATGGGCAGCGCGCTCGGCCCCTTCTCCCGCCTCACGGTCAGCCAACCGCTCATCGCCGCCGGCTCGGCCGGGCTCGCCGGCGGCTTCATGTCCTATGCGGCCTTCGCCGGCGCGCCTGCCCTGGGCGCGGCCGGCATCGCCGCTGTCGCGCTCATCGGTGGGCTCGCTGCCTGGGGCGCGGCCCGCCCGCTCGCGCATGCCGCCGCCGCCGCCGCCCGCCTCGCGGAAGGCGCCGAGACCCCGCTTCCCGAGGCGGCCGGCTCCGGAGAGGGCGCGGAGCTTGCGCGCGCGCTCGCGACCATCCGCGAACAGGGGCAGGAGGCGCAGCGCCTGCGCGCGGCGCTCGACCAGGGCCGGGCCAATGTCATGGTCTGCGATCCCGAGGGCCGCGTGGTCTATGTCAGCAAGGGACTGCTGCGCTTCTTCGGCGAGGCGCAGGAGGATTTTCGCGCTGCCTTTCCGGGCTGCTCCGCCAAGGACATGCTGGAGCGGGTCATGGAACGCGTTCGGGCCGAGCATCGCCCGCTCGGGACGGAGCCGATGCGCCTGACGCTCGGCCGCCGCAGCCTCTGCCTGACCCTGACGGCGATCGCCCGTGAGGACGGTCGCGGCCTCGGCACCGCCGTGGAATGGCGGGAAGTGACCGGCGAAAGCGCGCTCGTGGCCGAGATCGCGGCCCTGGTCGAGGCGGCCGAAGCCGGCGATTTCTCGAAGCGCGTGAAGGCGGATGGCGGGCCGGCGGCGCTGAAGGCTGCGCTCGGTGGCCTGAACCGGATCAACGTGCTGATCGAAAGCGCGCTCGGCCAGATGGAAGAGGCCGTGACCGGGCTCACGGACGGCGATTTCGGCCGGCGCGTCGGCGGGCCTTATCAAGGCAGCCTCGGGCGGCTGCGGGAGGCGCTGGACGGTGCGCTCGACCGCCTGGCCGAGACCTTCGAGACGATCCGCGCCGGCGCCGGTGAGATGTCGCAGACGGCGGCCGAGGCCGATGCCGCGACCGCCGATCTCGCGGAGCGCACCGGGCGGGCGGCCGCCGATCTCGGCGAGGTCGCGACGGCGGCCGAGGCGGTCGCTGCCTCGATCGGGCTGAGCAGTGCCCGCAGCCGCGAGGCGGGCGTGCTCGCCGGCGAGACGATGAGCGTCGCGCAGCAGGGGCAGGGCGTCGTCACCCGTGCGGTCGACGCGATCGAGCGGATCGAAACCACCTCTGTGAAGATCTCCGAGATCGTCGGCGTGATCGACGAGATCGCCTTCCAGACCAACCTGCTCGCGCTCAATGCCGCCGTCGAGGCGGCGCGCGCCGGCGATGCCGGCAAGGGTTTCGCGGTCGTCGCCTCCGAGGTCCGCTCGCTGGCGCAGCGCTCGGCGCAGGCGGCCAAGGACATCAAGGGCCTGATCGCCGCCTCGAAAGGGCAGGTCGCCGAGGGCGTCGGCTTCGTCCGCGAGACCGGCACTGCGCTTGAGCGCATCCTCGCCGCCGCCGGCAAGGTCTCCGCGACCGTCTCCGAGATCGCCGCTGCCGCCGCCGAACAGGCGCAAGCGGCGGCCGAGACGGGCCGCGGCGTGGCGAAGATCGACAAGGGTACAAAACAGAATGCCGCTCTCGCCGGGCGCAACGCCGGGGCCATGGCAGCACTCGCCGCGCAGGCGGTGGCGCTGGAGGCCGCGTTCGCCGCTTTCGGCGGCGCCCGGATGCCGCGCCGGCCCATCGCGCCGGTTCCGGCCCCGCCGGCGCGGATCGCGCCGCAGCCACAGTTTCGACGTGCCGCCGCCGGCGGCCGCCTGGGAATTTGA